Proteins found in one Serratia plymuthica genomic segment:
- a CDS encoding protein-L-isoaspartate(D-aspartate) O-methyltransferase, with amino-acid sequence MVNKRMQTLLTQLRQQGIQEERLLQAIEAVPRERFVDEALEHKAYENTALPIGSGQTISQPYMVARMTELLNLTPTSRVLEIGTGSGYQTAILAHLVQHVCSVERIKGLQWQAKRRLKQLDLHNVSTRHGDGWQGWASRGPFDAIIVTAAPPEIPPALLEQLDDGGILVLPVGEQAQTLKRIQRQGNDFVIDTVEAVRFVPLVKGELA; translated from the coding sequence ATGGTGAACAAGCGTATGCAAACATTGCTGACGCAGCTGCGTCAGCAGGGGATCCAGGAAGAACGGTTGCTGCAAGCGATAGAAGCGGTGCCGCGTGAACGCTTTGTTGACGAAGCGCTTGAACACAAAGCCTATGAAAATACTGCGCTGCCCATCGGCTCCGGCCAAACCATTTCCCAACCTTATATGGTTGCGCGAATGACCGAACTGTTAAATCTGACGCCCACTTCAAGAGTATTGGAAATCGGCACAGGTTCCGGTTATCAAACCGCTATTCTGGCGCATCTGGTACAGCATGTCTGTTCCGTCGAACGCATCAAAGGGCTGCAATGGCAGGCCAAACGCCGTTTGAAACAGCTCGATCTTCACAATGTCTCTACACGTCATGGCGACGGCTGGCAGGGTTGGGCGTCGCGCGGTCCGTTTGATGCCATCATTGTGACTGCGGCGCCGCCAGAAATCCCGCCGGCGCTGTTGGAACAACTGGATGACGGCGGCATTCTCGTGCTGCCGGTGGGAGAACAGGCCCAAACCCTCAAACGTATTCAACGTCAGGGCAATGATTTTGTCATCGATACCGTCGAGGCGGTGCGTTTTGTACCGCTGGTGAAGGGCGAACTGGCCTAA
- the rpoS gene encoding RNA polymerase sigma factor RpoS gives MNQNTLKVNELQDEADFDENATEAESFDEKALVEEEASESDLAEEELLSQGVTQRVLDATQLYLGEIGYSPLLTAEEEVYFARRALRGDVPSRRRMIESNLRLVVKIARRYSNRGLALLDLIEEGNLGLIRAVEKFDPERGFRFSTYATWWIRQTIERAIMNQTRTIRLPIHIVKELNVYLRTARELSHKLDHEPSAEEIAEQLDKPVDDVSRMLRLNERITSVDTPLGGDSEKALLDILADEKDNGPEDTTQDDDMKQSIVKWLFELNAKQREVLARRFGLLGYEAATLEDVGREIGLTRERVRQIQVEGLRRLREILQLQGLSIEALFRE, from the coding sequence ATGAACCAAAATACGCTGAAAGTTAACGAGTTGCAGGATGAGGCAGATTTCGACGAGAACGCAACGGAAGCGGAATCATTCGACGAAAAAGCACTGGTCGAAGAAGAGGCCAGTGAGAGTGATCTAGCAGAAGAAGAGTTGTTGTCTCAAGGCGTTACCCAACGCGTATTGGATGCGACGCAGCTCTATCTGGGCGAAATCGGTTATTCCCCGCTGCTTACCGCAGAGGAAGAAGTTTATTTTGCGCGGCGTGCACTGCGCGGTGACGTGCCGTCCCGCCGCCGAATGATCGAAAGCAACCTGCGGCTGGTGGTGAAAATCGCCCGCCGCTACAGTAATCGCGGCCTGGCGCTGCTGGATCTGATTGAAGAGGGTAACCTCGGCCTGATCCGCGCAGTGGAAAAGTTTGACCCGGAACGCGGTTTCCGTTTCTCTACTTACGCAACCTGGTGGATCCGTCAGACGATTGAACGGGCGATAATGAACCAAACTCGAACCATTCGTTTGCCTATCCACATCGTTAAAGAACTGAATGTCTATTTGCGCACCGCGCGTGAACTTTCTCACAAACTGGATCATGAACCGAGCGCTGAAGAGATTGCAGAGCAACTCGACAAGCCGGTCGATGACGTCAGCCGTATGCTGCGTCTGAACGAACGTATCACTTCTGTCGATACGCCGTTGGGCGGGGATTCAGAGAAAGCGTTGCTGGACATTCTGGCTGACGAGAAAGACAACGGCCCGGAAGACACCACGCAAGACGATGACATGAAACAGAGCATCGTTAAGTGGCTGTTCGAACTGAACGCCAAGCAGCGCGAAGTGCTGGCTCGTCGTTTCGGCCTGTTGGGTTATGAAGCGGCGACGCTCGAAGATGTGGGCCGTGAAATTGGCCTGACTCGCGAACGCGTTCGCCAGATCCAGGTTGAAGGTTTGCGTCGCCTGCGTGAAATTCTGCAGTTGCAGGGCCTGAGCATTGAGGCGCTGTTCCGCGAATAA
- the surE gene encoding 5'/3'-nucleotidase SurE — MRILLSNDDGVTAPGIQMLAAALREFAEVQVVAPDRNRSGSSNALTLESPLRTLTLPNGDIAVQQGTPTDCVYLGVNALMQPAPDIVVSGINAGPNLGDDVIYSGTVAAAMEGRHLGLPALAVSLNGHQHYATAAAITCRVLRALQREPLRTGKILNINVPDLPLDQIKGIRVTRCGSRHPADKVFCQQDPRGQNLYWIGPPGDKFDAGPDTDFAAVEQGYVAITPLQVDLTAYAAQDVVKTWLTKAGVGGEW, encoded by the coding sequence ATGCGGATATTGCTGAGTAATGACGACGGAGTTACCGCCCCAGGTATTCAGATGCTGGCGGCGGCTCTGCGAGAATTCGCTGAGGTGCAGGTTGTGGCGCCCGACCGTAACCGCAGCGGTTCTTCCAATGCGCTGACGCTGGAATCGCCGCTGCGCACCCTGACATTGCCCAATGGTGACATTGCCGTGCAACAGGGCACGCCGACCGACTGCGTGTATCTGGGAGTGAATGCCTTGATGCAGCCTGCGCCGGACATTGTGGTTTCCGGCATCAACGCCGGGCCCAATCTTGGCGATGACGTTATCTATTCCGGCACCGTAGCCGCCGCCATGGAAGGGCGCCATCTGGGCTTGCCCGCATTGGCGGTGTCGTTGAACGGCCATCAGCATTACGCGACTGCGGCGGCAATCACCTGCCGCGTGCTGCGCGCGTTACAGCGTGAACCGTTGCGAACGGGGAAAATTCTGAATATTAACGTGCCGGATTTGCCGCTGGACCAGATCAAAGGCATTCGCGTAACCCGCTGCGGCAGCCGCCACCCGGCGGACAAAGTGTTCTGCCAGCAGGATCCGCGTGGGCAAAACCTCTATTGGATCGGGCCACCGGGTGATAAGTTTGATGCCGGGCCGGACACTGATTTCGCCGCGGTGGAGCAAGGGTATGTGGCGATTACGCCCTTACAGGTGGATTTAACCGCCTATGCAGCCCAGGACGTGGTAAAAACGTGGTTAACCAAAGCAGGGGTTGGCGGGGAATGGTGA
- a CDS encoding acyltransferase family protein, with amino-acid sequence MPLARLKYLDGLRGFFALTVALSHFFGSQFGWRDYPFQNAYISVDFFFILSGFVLTHVYGQALSSGAMSDRKFIFYRFARMYPLHIVTMAVVGIIYLLTQRTLPFNEPLFSGIANIFLLQNMGFVNNWSWNDPSWSISAEFWVSVFLVPWFIRRAKTNQLLFIALMCYTVLYTAFGSLMVGHEMMYGAVTAGFVRCIAGVALGVAVCRMAQGMRQIELSRGQKSIIGCLDFILFAAVVYLVYQKNPIGKLSFLPIPLIALLILSLATLNSWFHQVIGSRVPVWFGDISYSVYLIHTPIILVMGGVFAPLDLPFAIKLMVFITLTLILSQFTHRFFEKPCYEWLKKRFSGGPLTDVKEIKLKTEESFTTPR; translated from the coding sequence ATGCCTTTAGCAAGACTAAAATATTTGGACGGTTTACGCGGTTTTTTTGCGTTAACAGTGGCATTAAGTCATTTTTTTGGTAGCCAGTTTGGCTGGCGTGACTATCCATTCCAAAACGCATACATCTCCGTGGATTTCTTTTTTATCCTTTCGGGGTTTGTGCTGACTCATGTTTATGGCCAAGCCCTATCGTCAGGGGCGATGAGCGATAGAAAATTTATCTTCTATCGCTTTGCGCGCATGTATCCACTGCACATCGTCACCATGGCCGTCGTTGGTATCATTTATCTGTTGACGCAACGCACATTGCCCTTTAATGAACCGCTTTTTTCTGGCATCGCCAATATTTTTCTCTTGCAGAACATGGGCTTTGTCAACAACTGGAGCTGGAATGACCCAAGCTGGTCAATATCCGCCGAGTTTTGGGTTTCCGTCTTTCTGGTCCCCTGGTTTATCCGCCGTGCAAAAACCAATCAACTGCTATTTATCGCTTTAATGTGCTACACCGTTTTATATACGGCTTTCGGTTCACTGATGGTCGGTCATGAAATGATGTATGGTGCCGTCACCGCCGGTTTTGTCAGATGCATCGCCGGGGTCGCACTGGGGGTTGCCGTTTGTCGTATGGCCCAAGGCATGCGGCAGATAGAACTCAGTCGTGGGCAGAAATCTATTATTGGCTGTCTTGATTTCATTCTTTTCGCAGCCGTCGTGTACTTGGTTTATCAAAAAAACCCGATTGGAAAATTAAGCTTCTTGCCAATCCCGCTTATCGCGTTGCTTATTTTAAGCCTGGCAACGTTAAATTCATGGTTTCATCAGGTGATTGGCAGCCGAGTTCCGGTCTGGTTTGGTGATATCAGCTATTCTGTTTACCTTATACATACTCCCATTATTCTGGTTATGGGAGGGGTGTTCGCCCCGCTGGATTTACCATTTGCAATAAAACTAATGGTCTTTATCACCCTGACGTTAATCTTGTCACAGTTCACTCATCGCTTTTTTGAGAAACCCTGTTACGAATGGTTAAAGAAACGTTTTTCCGGCGGCCCACTAACCGACGTGAAAGAGATAAAGTTAAAAACCGAAGAATCGTTCACCACGCCACGCTAA
- the mutS gene encoding DNA mismatch repair protein MutS, with amino-acid sequence MNSTDKLDSHTPMMQQYLRLKAQHPEILLFYRMGDFYELFYDDAKRASQLLDISLTKRGASAGEPIPMAGVPHHAIENYLAKLVQLGESVAICEQIGDPATSKGPVERKVVRIVTPGTITDEALLQERQDNLLAAIWQDARGFGYATLDISSGRFRVAEPEDVETMAAELQRTNPAELLYPETFEHMALIEKRHGLRRRPLWEFEPDTARQQLNLQFGTRDLTGFGVEQAHQALRAAGCLLQYVKDTQRTALPHIRGITMERQQDGIIMDAATRRNLELTQNLSGGSENTLAAILDCTATAMGSRMLKRWLHMPTRDIKVLNNRQQAIGALQDLYADLQPSLRQVGDLERILARLALRSARPRDLARMRHAFQQLPDIHALLQGVETPHVQHLLSQVGQFDELQDLLERAVVEAPPVLVRDGGVIAPGYNSELDEWRALADGASDYLERLEIRERERLGLDTLKVGFNGVHGYYIQVSRGQSHLVPIHYVRRQTLKNAERYIIPELKEYEDKVLTSKGKALAIEKGLYEELFDLLLPHLGELQQSAGALAELDVLANLAERAETLNYACPTMSEQPGVRIAEGRHPVVEQVLSEPFIANPLSLSPQRRMLIITGPNMGGKSTYMRQTALIVLMAHIGSYVPAAKAVIGPVDRIFTRVGAADDLASGRSTFMVEMTETANILHNATEHSLVLMDEIGRGTSTYDGLSLAWACAENLANRIKAMTLFATHYFELTTLPEKMEGVVNVHLDALEHGDTIAFMHSVQDGAASKSYGLAVAALAGVPREVIKRARQKLRELEAISSHTASGTVDATQMTLLNEETSPAVEALEALDPDSLSPRQALEWLYRLKKMV; translated from the coding sequence ATGAATAGCACCGACAAGCTCGATTCGCATACGCCGATGATGCAGCAATACCTGCGCCTCAAGGCGCAGCACCCCGAAATTCTGCTGTTCTACCGCATGGGCGATTTCTATGAGTTGTTCTACGATGACGCCAAACGCGCTTCCCAACTGCTGGATATTTCGCTGACCAAACGCGGCGCTTCAGCGGGTGAGCCGATCCCAATGGCCGGCGTGCCGCACCACGCGATCGAAAACTACCTTGCCAAGCTGGTTCAGCTCGGCGAGTCCGTCGCCATTTGCGAACAAATCGGCGATCCGGCCACCAGCAAAGGCCCGGTCGAACGCAAGGTCGTGCGTATCGTCACGCCGGGCACCATTACCGACGAGGCGCTGCTGCAGGAACGCCAGGATAACCTGTTGGCAGCGATCTGGCAGGACGCGCGCGGTTTCGGCTACGCCACGCTGGACATCAGTTCAGGCCGTTTTCGCGTCGCTGAACCGGAAGACGTTGAAACCATGGCGGCCGAGTTGCAGCGCACCAATCCCGCCGAGCTGCTTTATCCGGAAACCTTTGAACATATGGCGCTTATCGAGAAGCGCCACGGCCTGCGCCGTCGTCCATTGTGGGAGTTTGAACCCGATACCGCACGCCAGCAGCTTAACCTGCAGTTCGGCACCCGCGATCTCACCGGTTTCGGCGTGGAACAGGCTCATCAGGCATTGCGCGCCGCAGGCTGCCTGTTGCAGTACGTCAAGGATACTCAGCGCACGGCATTGCCGCATATCCGTGGCATCACCATGGAGCGTCAGCAAGACGGCATCATCATGGATGCCGCAACGCGGCGTAACCTTGAACTGACCCAGAACCTGTCTGGCGGCAGTGAAAATACGCTGGCGGCCATTCTCGATTGCACCGCAACGGCGATGGGCAGCCGTATGCTCAAGCGTTGGCTGCATATGCCGACCCGCGACATCAAGGTGTTGAACAACCGCCAGCAGGCGATTGGCGCACTGCAGGATTTGTATGCCGATCTGCAGCCTTCGCTGCGGCAGGTGGGCGATCTGGAGCGCATACTGGCGCGTCTGGCGTTGCGTAGTGCCCGTCCGCGCGATTTGGCGCGCATGCGCCATGCGTTCCAGCAGTTGCCGGATATTCACGCTCTGCTCCAGGGTGTGGAAACTCCGCATGTGCAACATCTGCTGTCGCAAGTCGGCCAGTTTGATGAACTGCAGGATCTGCTGGAACGAGCGGTCGTTGAAGCCCCGCCTGTGCTGGTGCGTGACGGCGGCGTCATCGCCCCCGGTTATAACAGCGAGCTCGATGAGTGGCGCGCATTGGCCGACGGCGCCAGCGACTATCTGGAACGTCTGGAGATCCGCGAACGCGAAAGGCTGGGGCTGGATACGTTGAAGGTGGGGTTCAACGGCGTGCACGGCTATTATATCCAGGTCAGCCGCGGACAAAGCCATCTGGTGCCGATCCACTACGTGCGTCGCCAGACGCTGAAAAACGCCGAACGCTATATTATTCCCGAACTGAAAGAGTATGAAGACAAGGTCCTGACCTCCAAAGGCAAAGCGCTGGCGATCGAGAAAGGCCTGTATGAAGAGCTGTTCGACTTGCTGCTGCCGCACCTCGGGGAATTGCAGCAAAGCGCCGGTGCGCTGGCTGAACTGGACGTGCTGGCTAACCTGGCGGAGCGTGCGGAAACGCTGAACTACGCCTGCCCGACCATGAGCGAACAGCCGGGCGTACGCATTGCCGAAGGCAGACACCCGGTGGTGGAGCAGGTGCTGAGCGAGCCGTTTATCGCCAACCCGCTGTCGCTGTCGCCTCAGCGTCGAATGCTGATCATTACCGGCCCCAATATGGGCGGTAAAAGTACCTATATGCGTCAAACGGCGCTGATTGTGCTGATGGCGCACATCGGTAGCTACGTGCCGGCAGCCAAGGCCGTTATCGGCCCGGTGGACCGTATCTTTACCCGCGTTGGCGCGGCAGACGACCTGGCCTCTGGCCGCTCCACTTTCATGGTGGAAATGACCGAAACCGCCAATATTCTGCACAACGCCACCGAGCACAGCCTGGTATTGATGGATGAAATCGGTCGCGGCACCTCGACCTACGACGGCTTGTCCCTGGCCTGGGCCTGCGCGGAAAATCTGGCCAACCGCATTAAGGCCATGACGTTGTTCGCTACCCATTACTTCGAACTGACTACCCTGCCCGAGAAAATGGAAGGCGTGGTCAACGTTCACCTGGATGCGCTGGAACATGGCGACACCATCGCCTTCATGCACAGCGTGCAGGACGGGGCCGCAAGTAAAAGCTATGGTCTGGCGGTTGCGGCGCTGGCAGGCGTGCCGCGTGAGGTGATCAAACGCGCGCGCCAGAAACTGCGTGAGCTGGAAGCCATCTCCAGCCATACCGCCTCCGGTACCGTTGACGCCACCCAGATGACGCTGCTGAATGAGGAAACGTCCCCGGCGGTAGAAGCGCTAGAAGCACTTGATCCGGACTCTCTGTCGCCACGGCAGGCGCTGGAGTGGCTTTACCGTCTGAAGAAAATGGTGTAA
- the nlpD gene encoding murein hydrolase activator NlpD gives MITLRRVAVCTMVSLWLAGCTNDASTSAPISSVGGGGAAASGNAGANASPEGRIVYNRSYNSIPKGSYSGNTYTVKRGDTLFYIAWITGNDFRDLAQRNNIPEPYSLNVGQSIQLGNGSANGNGGMLAATDATRGGVPKPPSTTQIQTATVDSPSTNAYSDNSGKQNVGKMLPTAGAVAATTAAAPVTAPVVAPPVSSTVSNSSPVSTWRWPTDGKIIDNFSSSEGGNKGVDIAGSRGQPIFATADGRVVYAGNALRGYGNLIIIKHNDDYLSAYAHNDTMLVREQQEVKAGQKIATMGSTGTSSVRLHFEIRYKGKSVNPLRFLPQR, from the coding sequence ATGATTACTTTACGCCGGGTTGCGGTGTGTACGATGGTTAGTTTGTGGTTGGCGGGTTGTACGAATGATGCATCGACATCAGCCCCTATCAGTAGTGTGGGCGGTGGCGGCGCCGCTGCATCCGGCAACGCCGGAGCAAACGCAAGCCCTGAAGGGCGCATCGTTTACAACCGCAGTTACAATTCAATTCCCAAAGGGAGCTACAGCGGTAATACCTACACGGTAAAACGTGGCGATACGTTATTTTACATCGCGTGGATCACCGGGAACGATTTCCGTGACCTGGCGCAACGTAATAATATTCCTGAGCCTTACAGTTTGAATGTGGGTCAAAGCATTCAACTTGGTAATGGTTCTGCCAACGGAAACGGCGGCATGCTGGCGGCGACAGACGCAACGCGCGGCGGTGTTCCGAAGCCGCCGTCCACTACGCAGATACAAACTGCAACGGTTGATTCTCCATCAACTAACGCGTATTCTGATAACTCGGGTAAACAGAATGTAGGTAAAATGTTACCTACAGCAGGTGCAGTAGCGGCAACCACCGCGGCAGCGCCTGTTACCGCGCCGGTTGTTGCTCCACCAGTGAGCAGCACCGTCAGTAACAGCTCGCCAGTGAGTACCTGGAGATGGCCGACTGACGGTAAGATCATTGATAACTTTTCCTCATCAGAAGGTGGGAATAAAGGTGTCGATATCGCCGGGTCTCGTGGGCAGCCTATCTTCGCTACCGCCGATGGTCGCGTAGTGTACGCAGGCAATGCTTTACGGGGTTACGGTAATCTTATCATCATCAAACACAATGATGATTACCTGAGCGCCTACGCTCACAACGACACAATGCTGGTCCGGGAACAACAAGAAGTGAAGGCGGGTCAAAAAATAGCAACCATGGGTAGCACCGGAACCAGTTCAGTACGTTTGCATTTTGAAATTCGTTACAAGGGGAAATCCGTAAACCCGCTGCGTTTTCTTCCGCAGCGATAG